The following proteins are encoded in a genomic region of Micrococcaceae bacterium Sec5.8:
- a CDS encoding type IV toxin-antitoxin system AbiEi family antitoxin domain-containing protein: MSKITMVLANYDGVARAKHFAAAGVSSFQLTAAMSSGAVTRVARGVYAAPGADSRLVAIRSLPAEPACVSAASFAGLWVLEPPEQPHVALTHSRSYPGYVCHRAAAPPTLLDTVVQSLRCQPELDGLVIAESAVVLKSLPLSALRQRFSGRNDARERRIVASIVPQSQSVIECIARFQLRRAGFHVESQVNIPGMGHLDLMVDGRLGVEADGAGFHMDRASFEEDRRRWNVTTRLGLPTLVVSYPLLKYRPQEFIAMVRDALDRLPAAA, translated from the coding sequence ATGTCAAAGATCACGATGGTGCTGGCGAACTACGACGGCGTGGCCCGCGCCAAGCACTTCGCGGCCGCCGGAGTTTCCAGCTTCCAGCTCACAGCCGCCATGTCCAGCGGAGCCGTCACCCGAGTGGCCCGTGGTGTCTACGCGGCACCCGGCGCCGACTCCCGACTCGTGGCCATCAGATCTCTACCGGCTGAACCGGCTTGTGTCAGCGCGGCCTCGTTTGCCGGTCTTTGGGTGCTGGAGCCGCCCGAGCAACCGCACGTCGCACTGACCCACAGCCGAAGCTATCCGGGCTACGTCTGTCACCGTGCTGCGGCGCCGCCGACGCTATTGGATACGGTGGTTCAAAGCCTTCGCTGTCAGCCAGAGCTGGACGGGCTCGTTATAGCCGAGTCCGCTGTAGTCCTCAAAAGCCTGCCGCTGTCGGCGCTCCGGCAGCGGTTTTCAGGGCGGAACGACGCGCGGGAGCGGAGGATTGTTGCGTCCATCGTCCCGCAGTCCCAGTCAGTGATCGAGTGCATCGCCCGATTCCAGCTGCGGCGGGCAGGCTTCCATGTCGAGTCGCAAGTGAACATCCCGGGCATGGGCCATTTGGATCTCATGGTGGACGGCCGGCTCGGGGTTGAAGCCGATGGAGCCGGCTTCCATATGGACCGGGCGAGTTTCGAAGAGGACCGGCGTCGATGGAATGTCACTACCAGGCTGGGGTTGCCCACCCTGGTAGTGAGCTATCCGCTGCTCAAGTACCGGCCGCAGGAGTTCATCGCCATGGTGCGGGATGCGTTGGACAGGCTTCCCGCGGCAGCATGA